A genome region from Paludisphaera rhizosphaerae includes the following:
- a CDS encoding NADH-quinone oxidoreductase subunit A translates to MTTNFTPIFLFLAIAVFTGVSMLALSALLGPSKKTTIKQMPYESGMDPIGDARQRFDVRFYLVAIAFLLFDVELLYLYPWAVAQWSADPAVAAAVTPPGATPALAGVPPIFRGMVFWEIMVFVVILAAAFAYAWKKGVFEWR, encoded by the coding sequence ATGACCACCAATTTCACGCCGATCTTCCTGTTCCTGGCGATCGCCGTCTTCACCGGGGTGAGCATGCTCGCCCTGAGTGCGTTGCTGGGACCGTCCAAGAAGACGACGATCAAGCAGATGCCCTACGAGTCGGGCATGGACCCCATCGGCGACGCCCGCCAGCGGTTCGACGTCCGGTTCTACCTGGTCGCGATCGCCTTCCTGCTTTTCGACGTCGAATTGCTGTACCTCTATCCCTGGGCCGTCGCTCAGTGGAGCGCCGACCCGGCCGTGGCTGCGGCAGTGACGCCTCCGGGCGCGACGCCGGCCCTCGCGGGCGTGCCGCCGATCTTCCGAGGAATGGTCTTCTGGGAGATCATGGTCTTCGTGGTCATCCTCGCGGCGGCTTTCGCCTACGCCTGGAAGAAGGGGGTCTTCGAATGGCGTTGA